In the genome of Lathyrus oleraceus cultivar Zhongwan6 chromosome 4, CAAS_Psat_ZW6_1.0, whole genome shotgun sequence, the window GAGGATTTGAGCTGATATCTTTGCTTCCTTTTGCAAAATAGAAGTACAATGGACTGAAGGGTGAAGGTCTAGGAtctttagatccaaagattcaaccagatttagttgaatttcggatctgaaaaatttgaagaaaagtaaaatagttcctttggtaatggttatggattcagttgtgcagcatctcaggcaccattaggttaattttcaagtgaagcaagcaagtgtatttatagcaagagctgatgcaatgcatgatcaaactcgtgtgcatgtgaattggatcctccatgcatgggcctgtacaggcgcatgtgaggcctaaAACTTGGTGAAAATGCAAGCTAAAATGAAtgtgagatggtttggacgtgtagcttggagtgaattggcttgtgtgatgaatttcaacatgttatgcataatcatgcctaaaacttctcctcttcgaaaatgccatttgccaaatccaaacatgagcatgtgagtaatggttggaaaggttttgatgtaaggaacaattgttatgttgggaaaaaaatccatttgaagtgtggaagttggtgaattttgagtttaaagtgcaaggtgcaaaacatgtaaaggcaaagtttctaaatttgaccaatgttcaagcccttctgttttgatgatgcaagccccaaatgaaaacatctccaacataaaagttgtatatctcttcaagaaaatcaaaatggacttaaattttgcatcatttggattttttatgaaagagttatgggcacttcaagttggacttttttgccttttaaggcatttggtccaaaaggacctataatgtcttgcattatcacatgtatttcctttgagattttgaaattttgttcaacataacatttgaattatacatcttaagctttccaattcatttgatcccacctcaaaatcataaacaaagaatgagttatgtccttgggaagttgacccaaaattagggtttcagtcaaaatgacctataatgtcttggaatgggagatgaccttccaagcttcaaatcaattttttatgagcatgaaagttgttcatattgtccttaagaacattttttcttttgggatcatctccatttgaccaacacataaaaagttaggtctcagtgcattttaaaataattagatgaattgactgatcaacttctcaagtccacaactcatatcctgatgaattgatgattgaggaaactcaaataagttcaaagATGAATGAAATGttgaattaaagaacttcccttgattttatttgatcatgggctgaggttgcttcaagagcaagacattgtggtgcacagatgaattagggtttctttgggggacaaacctcaaaccctttgactttctttgataaaaatgatgaattgagatgctagggaggcatatttgatggaggagagctttgggaaccattaccatgcttgctttcctcttcttttgaccatatctttgtaccaatgatctccttgaagctcttgactttgtgattgctcaagctacaaacaagaaatgttagtgacatatttttgtgcttttggttagtgaacaagataagaaaagcaataatatacaattcaagcatgcttggtgatctcaaaccactctcaagaagtcccacccaaaggtaaggggaaccaagatgcttatgatccatgaggcaatgcaaatgcaatgttatgatgccatgagggatcttagggacaaaattggggtcttacaggtattCAGATTGAATTTATTCGATTCAACCTCAAATAAACTCAGTATCaatgcctacattggtaagacttcagtcaaccaaaaatcaagccaaaatattaagaaatgagagagaatcgaacaattgaaattctggaaaattcaCCTTCAGGTAGCAGCTTTGAGGCTCgatcttgatgcaattccacttggctttgcttcctcttgcttgcaggagatgattagGATCAAAATGGATGTGAATCCTTGGGGTTCTAGTTCAGAAACAGAAGTTGAACTAGAAGCTTGATAGAACTGAAGCAAAGCTTGAGCCAGTAGGTTTAACTGATGTGAAGATCGGCGAGGAGTATGAGGTTGTTTTCACCAATCCTGCAGGTTTATACAGGTATAGACTAGGAGATATGGTAAAGGTTATGGGATTCCATAACTCAACTCCAGAAATCAAATTTATGCGTCGGAGTAATCTTTTGCTTACCATCAACACTGACAAGAACACTAAGAATGATTTACAATTTTCAGTAGAAACAACATCCAAGTTTTTAGCTGAGGAGAAAATAGAGTTGATTGACTACACTAGCTACATTGATTTATCCAAAGAGCCAGGACACTATGTCATATTCTGGGAAATCAGTGGTGAAGCAAGTGATGAAGCGCTTGTTGAGTCTTGCAACTGTTTGGATAAGTCTTTTATTGATCCATGTTATGTTACTTCTAGGAAAGTCAAAGGTATTGATGCTCTTGAACTGCGAGTTGTTGGAAAAGGAACATTCGAGAAGATTCTTGAGATCCAAGTTGCAAGAGGTGTACCTGTGAGTCAGTTCAAGACACCTAGGTGTATTGGTCCTACAAACACCACAACGTTGCAAATTTTGTTGGAAAATGTTGTCAAGAGCTATGTTAGTACTGCTTATGATTGATTTATTTTAAATTAGAGAAGAATAAAATTACCAGTCTAATAAATAGTCTAAAGAGTATGCAATGATATGAAGAAACTTTGTGCGCAATCATCTCATCAGATTTCATCACATATATTTTGTTTGGTAtgataataaaaaataataaggTGATGTCATGGTAAAATCTGATTGAGTAAATTTATAGTATTATTTTACAATATTTACTTTTCACAATATTACTTCTACATTATCGATACAtttgccgagaagtcatcaagtttttggtaCTGTTGTTGGGGAGTTGATATTTCAACAAGGCGACGCATGTGCAAcatttagttttttattttattatattttgaATTGTAAATGTCGCGGATGGAAAAATGATAGAGGCGTCATCATCCTTTATTTGTTCCTAATGAatagggaaataatgataaaactTAACTGTTAAGGTGAGATGCTtggttcgggagtcagttaagtaaaaggaaggtgttagacaccccttacctccattgtatTCAATGGAGTCCTCCTACAATTCAATGGCTAGTGTATGTTTCTAAGGCGTTTGCTTTAATATTTGTTAATTattagttatttatttatttatagaAGGTAATACATTTAAATGGACGGGAGACCTAAATTTTGTTTTTTACaattgtactcgctagagttcACAACTATATGCCTACGTACCTCTGCATTAGGAGAGGGATCAAAGTACCGTAGTTCTTCTTGAAAATGTTGGTTGGTTagttgtttttatcccttgaaaacTCTCACGCATAGGGGGCGGAGAAATATTTTTTTAGAAAATGCCTCAATACACTGGTAGAGGTCTTATGGTTTGAATTGAAGTTGAATTGATTTTGACCCTTTATCCCTTGCAAGAGTCATAGTTATGTGATAAATTCTTATCCTGATTTTCATCCCAATTTAATTTTTGATAACCCTTTTTTATCCCGAATCATACCATATGTCCTTATCCCGTTTTAATTTTGAGAATACTACTCAATAATAATATGTTAAATATAATATAATACAAAACAATAAATCGAATTAAAGATAAATAACTTAAATATGAGGCCATAAGGTACGTCATTTTCCCCGATTTTACCCCATGTTTACGACCCCTTTAAAGCCTAAGTTTTATCCCCGATTTTATCCCATAATTCATGATTTAATTAACCCTAATATAAATGATAAAAGCCTAATCAATTAAAATATTATCATCACACCTAATTAATTAGATAAACATGTGacaaatttaaaataaaaaagattcaattttatttttatttgagtTAATATTAACTGGATAAATcataattaataattaattaagtaattaattAACTAAAAATTAAATGgataaattaaaattaataattaattaagtaattaattaattagaaaTTAAAAAACGAAAGGGGGTGCAAGTTAACCGGGGTTAGCAATTGTGCTTGAGAATGGGGATGCTAAGAGAAATAGAAAGAGGAACATTGGCCTCTCTAAGCCCACTATATCCAGTGGCGTCCTGGGAGATTCAATTGTGGACTCTCAACCAGGAGCGTCTAATACATTGACTAGAGAGTCAACGAGATTTATTCCTACGCGTTGGATAGGAAGATTGGAGAAAGTCTTCTAGATGGAGGGACGAGATTAAGGTCAAACAAAGGTGCATCGTGGTCTTACCTACTTGTGATAGGTCAAAGTATGTTCATCGTGTGGTCATTAGGGGGCCATGTGTACTCTCAAATCCAGCAACAGAGAGATGGGGTATATGAGCATCTCCCCTTTATAAACTCTCATTTTCTCCCTTCTTTCTCTCTCTACTCCCCGCTCTCCTCTGAATTCTCTCTAAACCTCCCCCCCTCCAACCACCTCATCCCTCTAAAACTACCCCTTCAACCACCATCTGTTTCCAGATTCCGGTCGGCCTTCAACCAGAATCTTCAAACATTCAACCAAATTTCCAGAACCCTCTCCTTATTCCTTCAACCTGAGTTCTCCAGATGAACCCTAACCCATCCAAAACGCAGAAATCCTTACCATTCAAAAACCCAAGTTGGGTCCTCACGAACCCTAAGAACCCTAAAGGTTCTGGAAAGAACCCCACCCTTGCACAGATGAACCCTAACCCTATATGGGTGGAACCCTAACCCTAACTTGAAGAACCATAGGATGAACCCTAACCCTAATTTCCCAGGACCCCTAAATCAAACATAATTAGAATCCACAATATATCCATATAAACAACAATTCAGAGCAATGGTGAGATTACGAAGACCAACCTTCGAAATGGAGTTTTATTTCGACAATGAGGTAAGATTTGTtcccttcttcttcttttgattCAATTGCTTCTCTGTACATTTTTAACTTCCTCTTTCTTCTCTTTTGTGCAAGGTTCCTGGATCAAGGCTTAGCTCAAGAGAGTTAGGGTTTAGATATTAAACCCTAACTTTTGTTTGATTGGAGCTTTGGTGGGGTTTCGGGGATTTCAGGAATATGATTGTTGGGGATTCCTTAGGGTTTTTCCTCATGtcctcttcatctcaatccctcTTTTATTTATAGATTAATCTAGATTTTAGGTTTTAATTGTGATTGATTGTTTTAGGATATTTTGATTTGTTTGTAATTTTATTCGATTTGGTTTAGAAATAGATTAGGGTTTTGAGATTTGATTGTATCTAGTCTGAATTACCTTGTAAATTATATTGTATGATGTATCTCTGGATTaattttggaaagttttgattGAATTTTGAAATTGCAGCTTTTGATTCCTTCTGATTTTGAATTTGGCACAATCTAGGGTTTCTGAATGGGGAAGAGGATGAACATGGGCCGGGTCAGGCTTGACCCGGTTCAAAGTTGGGTCCTGGGTTTGACCCAGTTGACCCTTGGGTCCTCTAATTAACCCAAGTGGAAGGAGGTCCGGATTGGGCCTAGTCCACTTCTGAACTTGGGCAAACGGCCCATCAGACCCAAAACAATAATAACCCcgatttaattaattttaataataatagtccaataataataataagctaataataatagtaacaatattaacaataataataataatattaataataaaagtcagataataataataataatattattaataataatccaataataataataatccgATAATAACattaaattttttaataataatccaataatagtaatccaataataataatgttaacattaataataataataataatatttttagacataatatgaataatattaataataaataatcctaataaataataattatattgataattaataataataataataatattaatttgaGTTAAATAAGATTAATAATATTCCTAAATAATAAGTAAGATTAATAAGAAATGTTAATAAGTATTAATATAAACATTTTAATTACGTCACTTAATTTAAAGAGTCCCATTATTATTTAAtgtaataaaaataataatttaacCTTAATGTATCCCAATATTAATCTATTTCTGATTAAAAATACAACCCAACAAATAATAATATTACCCCCAATTAGCCAACTCCTATATACCTCTAGCATGATGATATTTCCAGTTATACCCATAAATTGGAATTCAGTCCCTATGAGGAACTAAAAGTTAAAATGGTCCTTCTTTGACTTTTTAAGTTATTGGAGTTGACCAGATGACCCGTATGGGACTCTGAAT includes:
- the LOC127137929 gene encoding jasmonoyl--L-amino acid synthetase JAR6-like — protein: MPTLKLDRTEAKLEPVGLTDVKIGEEYEVVFTNPAGLYRYRLGDMVKVMGFHNSTPEIKFMRRSNLLLTINTDKNTKNDLQFSVETTSKFLAEEKIELIDYTSYIDLSKEPGHYVIFWEISGEASDEALVESCNCLDKSFIDPCYVTSRKVKGIDALELRVVGKGTFEKILEIQVARGVPVSQFKTPRCIGPTNTTTLQILLENVVKSYVSTAYD